The stretch of DNA TATACGCGTTCCCATTCCTCCACATTCATCGGTTGATAACCTGTTAATGGAAATACGCCGGCCTCGTGCTTACCCCTTAAAAAGGTTTTACGTCCATTGATTTCAAATTGAGTTCCTTTGGCAATAAACTTTCTCATTCCAAAATTGACCGTTTGGGCATCTTTCAACTTGTCGTTAGAAATGATAGCTGTTAATGAATATACTGGCGTTTCGTATTCATCCCACAAACTACAATCGTTGCCTAAAGTGTATTCGAGATTCAGTACTGGCACCACCGTTTTTGTAATCCGTTGCGACTGTAATGTTTTGGTCTTTCCGTTAACGGTTTTCTCAACAATTAAATCAATATCAATGTTTTTAAGGTTTAGTTGGTTGATGATTTCCAGTTTAATATCGATTTTCTTTTTATCGATATCCGGATAAACCTGAAGATTGTTGATATAGGTTTTTGGAGAAGCTTCTAAAATGAGCTTGCCAATGATGCCATTCCAGTTTGTTTGTGTGTCGTCTGAATAAATGTGAACATTTCCATATGGAGTAAGTTTCAAACTATTATCAATACGAATGGTGATGTAATGCGCTCCGGGTGTAAGGTATTTAGATAGATCTAAGTACTGAGGAGATTGCAATAATTTAGAACCGCCTATAAGGGTGCTGTCAACCCAAACTTGAGTAGATTTTGTCCGCTCTAGAAAAAGTTGTAGGTGTTTATCCCGAAAGCTTTCAGGAATCACCACTTTCTTGCGATACCACGCCGCACCTTCATATTTATAGATTCTATTCAAATGCATGGTGGTGGTATCTTTGTTAAGAAAGCCTTTCTTATTTAAATCAGTTGTGCCGGGTAAGTTTATGGAGTCCTGTAAATCAGTTAAAAACCATTTTTCCTTAACCCCTAAGTCGGCGGTATCGGTAACAAATTGCCATTGGCCTGCTAAATCAATGTATTCTCTGGTAATTTTCTTTTCCGATTTACAGGAGAAGAGCGCAATTAAGACTAAAATCAGGTATGTATGTTTCATTTACAAAAAATGGTTTGTTGGGTGCAACAGCAGTTGTAGCAATACACTAGGAGAGTGAATATCTGTACTTTGGGCTAATTGGACAATATTCTGCTAAGAAAACATGTATAAAGGATAAATAAGTATCACTGCAAATTTGTTGGTGTTGGCACCGTTAGCAAGAACTAATTCTTTATTCGTATAGTAGTTTAAACTAAAGGAGGTGATTACTGCTTATAGACTATCTGTAGAATTAAAAGTTTTTCTCATGAAGAGAATCACGTAACACTTGCTATTTTTGCAAAACTATAAGTAACAGTACACCTCTGCTAACAAAGCATACTTTTGAAATTATTTTGCAGGTAACACCATTTATGAAAACGAAGATCTTATTAGTTACGCTTTTGCTGATCAGCAATTTTTCTTTCGCTCAAACCATAAACAATAACTGGCCACAAGGGAAATTTAAATTAAACATAAGTAACCTCAACTATACTACTTACCTATCCGCTAAGAACACTTTTTGGATGCAAATGACAGATAAAAAGGGTGGTTTTAACTTCTTTACGGTAGGCAGTTACAAGGTGAAAAATGACACTGTTTTATTTTACCTGGATAAAAGTGCTTATCCGCTTAAGGCATTATATAAGAAAAATACTTCAACTACAAACAATACCAAAACGATAGTTATCACGATTGACAGTTTGAATTATATAAGTTCAAATGATTTTAAAATAGCAACCGGAAACTCGTTTAAGAAAGATCAGCTTGTTGATTTTACCGATTCGATAAGCATCGAGGAAGGAACAAAGAAAAAATCCATAAAAGTTAAATTGCCTGTTGGCGATTCATTATATGTAACCCATAGCAGGTATCCATCATCACAATTAACAGTGTTTGCGCTGCCAAAAAATGTGCAGCAAATCCGTCTAAAATTTAATGATGTGTATTTCAGTAATAGCGATGTGGTAACTTGTGTAAAGGGAGAAAACGCTAATGAGCTGATTATGATCGAGCATAGAAAGCCGTTTTTGAGTTTCTTTTATGTTGGAAATGTAAGTAATGAAGAGGATAAATTATTAATAGCTCAAAAAGATATTCCGGATAACGGATTTGATTTCTTACCTCGTAGCAGGGTCTATACAGATACTTCCGTAGTTAAAAAATCAGATTACGATTATGATACCGAAGAGTATGTGAAAAAGGATACCATAAAGATTTATACCAATTTTGAAGAAGCACAACGTTTAGCCAAAGAGCAGAATAAATTTTTGGTATTGTATTGTGAAAAGGTTGCATCCAAAGAAGATAGCTATTATTCATTTCAGCAATTTATTAAGGAGGCTAACACCGAATCTTACATTAAAACAGATTATTTCAATAAAAACTTCGTCTTATACAATGTTCCGGAGAGTGATTTGAAACGTTTAAAAGGTTATGGTGTAAAATCTTATCCGGGAACGGTTATTTTGGCTCCTACAGGACAATTGTTGTATTATAGTTATGGAAAATCCTTTTATGAACTTCAAAGTAATTTTACCTATTCAAGCTACCTGTTTGCTGAAAAACTTTGGTTAGTGTATAACAAATCGGTATTAATGCCGCAGTTACAAAAGGAACCCGACAATACGAAATTGCAGGAAGCGTACTTAAACAATATTCCTGATTATTATGGCTTTTATGATGACGCTGTGAGTGTGAGCGATTATGAAAAGTCTAAAGATAAATTTGAGTCTTCGATGGATTACTCAATTGATGGCTCATTTGTTTTAAAATCATTGAATAAGCTCGTAATAGGATATTCATTAGGAAAAGCCGATACAACCAACGCTAAATTAATCCTCAAAGTGCTGGGATATTTAGCAAATTCAAAATCCATGAATGCTGATGACTTTATCTATTCAATGGATGCTGCAGGAATACCTCAGTTTACGCCTGCATTTGACTATCTGATTCGAAATTATAATGGGTTATCAGCTTATACATACACTGATAACGATTACTATAAACAGCCTAAAACGCTGTATGTATTGTTGAGTAAATTGATAAATGCGGATAAATACAATGAAGTTGACCGCGAAAAAGGAATAATTGCCCAGCAAATATTTATTGAAGCATTACCCCAGGTGATTCATTATGAGGTTCCGTTGCTTATACGTAAAGAGATTTATTACGCCTATGATAAATTGCTGAGCAACGAAGCGATCGGTTTATTGGATAAGTATGCTGCTACATTTGGTGCGAAGAAGGATGTTTTAAGCTATGCTAAATCATTGTTCAAACAGTTGGTCGCTGATTCAATCAGTTATGATTATGTTAACAGTACGTCAACTACTTATTCATATTCGTCAAGTGATGATAAGGCGAGTGATGCTGCCTTCATTTATCAAACAGCCGATTTATTAAATAGTGCTGCATGGAAATGTTATCAGTTTAGCACTGATGATGGAACGTTAACCAAAGCGCTTAATTGGTCGGTTTTAAGCGTTGAGCTGGAAGCTGAAAATCCTTATTTTATTGATACTCGAGCGCATTTATTATACCGTTTGGCACACAAAGAACAAGCTATTGAGCAGCAACAGAAAGCTGTAAATATTATCAAGGCTAAAAAGGGAGATCAAACAGTTACGGATAAGCAAATCTTAATAGATCTGCGAAAAATGATTGCCGGAACACTCTCAACAGATTCAGAGAATAGTAGTGCTGATAATCATTATCGAATAGATCCGCCAAAAGTGGAAAACCTAGTCGCGAGTGAGGTTTATGAAAAAGTGGAGGTAGCACCAGTTTATGAAGGAGGAGAGAAGGCAATGAAGGCATTTATTAATGATCAACTCAATTATCCTATTAAAGCATTAAATGCACATGTTAGTGGAACTGTTTTCATAAGTTTTGTTATCACCAGTGATGGATCAATTGCCAATATTAATGTAGATAAAAGTTTAGGTTATGGGTGTGATGAAGAAGCGACAAGATTAGTTAAAAGCATGGCTATTTGGGAGCCTGGGAAAATGCATGGTAAACCCGTAAATGTTAAATATACATTGCCGGTTAAATTTGAGCTGCCTAACTAATTAACTCATGTTGCCAGTTCAATAAGATGTCCCTATAGAGATTATAGATAGGTAGCATCACGCGCTGTGCGATTTAAAAAAAAGACTAATAGTGCAACAAACATAGTTTGATGAATTATTTTCTTCCTCCGCTTTCAGCGGGACTCACTTTTTTCATGTAGTGTTTAGTTTCAAAAGGTATTCAAGAATGCTTCGCATGTTTTTCTTCAGCAAAAAAAAGTAAACAAAAAATGCTCTCGGCTCAGCCGAGACTGCGTACAGTTCTCCGAAAATTAGTGCAAGTATTTAAACCATTTCTTCCGAACTGTACGAGGCGATTTTGGCTTATATGATAATTTATGCTTTAAGTTCACAAATGTGAAATCAAATCGCACAACATGTCTTTACTCCGATGGAGTATTCGCTTAATAACTGGCAACTTGAGTTAATTAAAATAAGTTATAATGTGGAAAGATGTTTATCAATTGAATAATTTTATAAATTTACTTTCAGACACTATATATGAATAAAAAAAACGATAAATCAGGGATTAAAAAGCTGTTTTTTGCATTAATTATAATAGTAACATGCGTATCCTGCGTGAAGGATAAAAACGGTTGGGATAAAACAACTGAAACATCTTTTAAAATAAACTGTAAAAAGGCAATGTTAGCCAACAGTTCAATGACGGATGAGCAGGCGGAATTTATAACTGATTGTTTAGTTGAAAAGATAAAACAAAACAATATTAAGGCTGTTGATGTTGAAAAAGCTGAAAATCAGCAGTTGATTTTACAGTTTGGAAAAGAGTGTAGTGAAAGCTGGAATAAGAGGCAACAAAAGTAATCAGGATTATAACCAACTTAACATATGTATAAAAAAGTTTTACCAGTTTTTGTAGCAGTTTCTCTTCTGATTGCTTCGTGCGGTAATAAGGCTGAAAATACCAATACGAAAGGAACCGCTCCCATAAAGACAAATACCTTGGCTTCAACAGCAACGGCGTCAGTAGGAGTAAATCCTGCACATGGTCAGCCTGGTCATCGTTGTGATATTCCTGTCGGTGCGCCATTAAATGCTCCTGCAGGACAATCGGTTTCGATACCTAAAATGTCGACTGTACCTCAGAATGTAAGTGCAGCCATTCAGAATAAAGGTATGACAACAACACCGACTGCAAAGCCAGTTGTTCAACCTGTGAGTGCACCGGTAGTTAGTTCAACTCCGGTTACGGTTAACACTACAACAGCTGCTGTACCAGCAACAACGACAAAGAAGGGGATGAACCCGCCACATGGGCAACCAGGCCATAGATGTGATATTGCGGTGGGGGCACCTTTAAATTCTGCGTCGGCTAAAACTCAAGTTACTACAACAACAGCAGCTGCCCCAAAAGCACAGCCTGTTGCAGCAACAACTGAACTTCAAAAGAATAGTGACGGAGTGCCATTGAATCCAGCGCACGGACAACCGGGTCACAGATGTGACATTGCGGTTGGAGCTCCTTTAACTCCAAAAAAATAAAATATACAACCCCGACTATTGTAAGTCGGGGTTTGTTTTCTGTTTGCTTTCGTAAATAGCAACACTTTTCTCCAATTAACTTTCCCTACACGTATTCTTTTTATATCTTTGCGCTTTCATTTCAAAACCACTGTTACATTGGAACATCTGGAATTAACCACTGTTGAAACCGCAAAAGACTTAGGGCTTTTGCCTGAAGAATTCGAAAAAATCAAGGAAATTTTAGGACGCACGCCTAACTTTAACGAGCTGAGTATATTCTCAGTGATGTGGAGTGAGCACTGTTCGTACAAAAATTCAATTGTTTGGTTAAAAACTTTACCTAAAGAAGGCCCTCGTATGTTGGCCAAAGCTGGTGAAGAAAATGCCGGATTGGTTGATATTGGCGATGGCTTGGCTTGCTGTTTTAAAATTGAATCACATAACCACCCTTCGGCGCTTGAGCCTTATCAAGGTGCTGCTACCGGAGTAGGAGGTATTAATCGCGATATCTTCACCATGGGTGCCCGTCCGGTTGCTCAATTAAACTCTTTACGTTTTGGTGATATTAACCTTGACCGTACTAAATGGTTAGTTAAAGGAGTAGTTAAAGGTATTGGTGATTACGGAAATGCTTTCGGTATCCCAACTGTTGGCGGTGAAGTTTTCTTTGACGAAAGTTTCAACGTAAACCCATTGGTTAACGCAATGTCGGCTGGTATCGTTAAAGTTGGTGAAACTGTTTCAGCTACTTCATACGGTGTTGGTAACCCCGTTTACATTGTAGGTTCGGCAACAGGAAAAGACGGAATTCACGGAGCTGCTTTCGCTTCAAAAGATATTACTGAGGACTCAGTAAACGATTTGCCTTCTGTTCAGGTAGGTGATCCATTTCAGGAAAAATTATTATTAGAAGCTACGCTTGAGGTAATTCAATCGGGTGCAGTTATTGGTATGCAAGATATGGGTGCGGCAGGCATTATCTGTTCAAACTCAGAAATGTCGGCAAAAGGCGAACATGGTATGCGTATCAATCTTGACAAGGTTCCAACCCGTCAGGAAAATATGAAGCCTTGGGAAATCCTTCTTTCAGAATCACAAGAGCGTATGCTAATTGTGGTTGAAAAAGGGAAAGAGGCGATCGTTGAAAAAATCTTCGATAAATGGGATTTAAATTGCGCTGTTATTGGCGAAGTTACTGAGGGTAACCGTTTGCAATATTACATGCACGATGTTTTAGTTGCTGACGTTCCTGCAGAAGACTTAGTATTAGGTGGAGGTGCTCCGGTTTATCACCGTGAATACCGCGAACCTGCTTACATGGTTGAGCATAAAGCTTTCAAAATTGAAGATGTTAAAGAGCCTTCAAATCTGAAAGAAGTTGCTGATCACTTGATTTCTCATCCAAATATTGCTTCTAAGCGTTGGGTTTACAACCAATATGATTCAATGGTTGGTACATTGAATATGACAACTAACCGTCCAAGTGATGCAGGTGTGGTTGATGTTCGTGGTACTGATAAAGCATTGGCATTAACGGTTGATTGTAACTCACGTTATGTATACGCTGATCCTGAAGAAGGATGTGCTATTGCAGTGGCTGAGGCTGCCCGTAACATTATTTGTGCAGGTGGTGAGCCTGTGGCAATTACTAACTGTTTGAACTTTGGTAACCCTTATATTCCTGAAGTTTACTGGCAGTTTGTTAGCGCCATTAAAGGTATGAGTAAAGCTTGTACGAAGTTTGAAACTCCTGTAACTGGTGGTAACGTAAGTTTCTATAACCAATCGAGCGATGAAGGACCTGTGTTCCCAACGCCAACTATTGGTATGTTAGGTGTTTTAGACGACAAGAAAACATTAATGACCAGCGATTTCAAAAATGAAGGCGACTTCGTTTATTTGATCGGTGAATCACAAAATGATATTGCTGCTTCTCAATACCTTGCTTCTTATCATAATGTAGATAAATATCCAGCTCCTTATTTTAATTTGGAGAAAGAATATGACATGCATCAGGCTATTAAAGGTTTAATTAAAGATGGATTTATTGAGTCTGCTCATGATGTGGCAGATGGAGGTTTATTCATTGCTTTATTTGAATCAGCGATGTACAGAGGATTCGGTTTCGAAATTGAATCAGATGATAGCGTTCGTAAAGATGCTTTCTTGTTTGGTGAGGCTCAGGGTCGTGTGGTAGTTTCAGTTAAGGCTGAATTACAAGAACAATTCATTGAGTTTATGTCGACAAGTGGTGTTGAGTTTAGTTTATTAGGAACTGTTACCGAATCTCCTGAAATGTTTATCGATGGTGACTCATTCGGAAAAGTGCCTTCAGCTAAAAATGTATACGACAATGTATTACATGGTTATTTAGGTGCATAACCTAATACACTAGTTTGAAAATATTATAGAGCCTCGTTTATCGGGGCTTTTTAGTTTGACCTCCCCCTAAATCCCTCTCCTGGAGGAGAGAGATTTAGGGGGAGGTGTCGGTTGTCTAGTTCCTCTCTTGCATGGGGTTGGAGGGATACTGAGTTTTATTACAGAATCTTTTTAAAATCACCACACAATTAATAATGTTTATCCTTAAAAGGTATTTTGGAGACAGCAGCTGTTGTTTAATTTTGTGAATAAGAAAATCAAATAATGATCAAGAGGTTAATTCTCATTCTATTACTAATAACTTCGATAAAAATTACTGTTTCAGCTCAAAGTTGGGATGGAGTAAAACTTCAAAACGGAGATCTGTTGTTTGAAGACCTGGATTGTGGTCCGTTATGTGATGCAATTGAAGAGGTTACGCAGAGTTATGGGGGACATCGTTTTTCTCACATTGGTTTAGTTTATTTAAAAGCTGATTCTGCCTATATTATTGAAGCAATAGGAGCTAAGGTGCAGTTAACCCCAATTGATAAGTTTACTGGCCGTACGAGTCATAAAATCTATGTTGGAAGGGTTAGGAAAGCTTATAAGAAAATAGCAAATGAGGCGGTTGCTTTTTCTTTAAGCAAACTGAATGTGCCGTATGATGATGAGTTTATATATGATAACGGCAAATACTATTGTTCCGAATTAATTTATGATGCATTTATGAATGCTAATAAGAATAAGCCGTTCTTTAAATTGGAGCCAATGACATTCAAACAACCTGGCACAGCAGAGTTTTATCCGGCATGGGTTGCCTATTATAAAGAACTAAGTGTAGACATACCTGAAGCTAAACCGGGAATTAACCCGGGAGGAATTTCGCGTTCAGAAAAAATAGAGATTTGTAACCCATAACTTCTATTCATGTCAAAAGCTTATTTTGAGTTTAAACAATTTAAAGTCTACCATGATAAGTGTGCCATGAAGGTTGGTACAGACGGGCTTTTACTGGGCACACTGACTGATTGTAGCAAGGCTGCGCAGATACTTGATATAGGAGCAGGAACGGGCCTTATTGCGTTGATATTAGCGCAACGAAGTGATGCAATTATTGATGCGATTGAAATAGATGACGATGCATCGGAGCAGGCTAAAAGTAACTTTGATTTTTCCCCTTGGAGTGATCGGTTAACATGTTTTCATTCGTCTGTTTTTGATTTTACAACTGAAAAGAAATATGATGTTATTGTTTCCAATCCTCCGTATTTTATTAATTCTCTAAAGTCTAATTTACATAAAAAACAAACGGCCCGGCACATTGATGAAGATTTCTTTCCTAAATTAAGCTTGAAAATCAGTGAGTTGCTAAATGATAATGGCTCGTGTTGGATTGTATTGCCCGTTAACGAAATGCATCAATTTACAAAGCATGCTAAATCTGCCGGTTTACAGCCATCAAAATTAATTCATATTCATTCCTTTGATCATTCTCCGGAAAAGAGAAGGATTGTCGCCTTTAGAAAAGAAAAAAACGAGGTAATATTTGAGAAATTTGTGATATATGAATCACAGGGAACACATTCACATCAATATATCAGCATCGCAAAAGACTTTTTGACTATATTCTAACAGTACCTCACCAATGAAAAAAATAGGCTTATTATCCGATACTCACAGTTACATTGATGATGCACTTTTTGAGCATTTTAAAGATGTTGATGAAATTTGGCATGCCGGTGATGTTGGTGTCCCTGAAGTTTTGGATAAGCTCAAAGCTTTTAAGCCTGTAAGGGGAGTTTGGGGTAATATTGACGGACAAGTGATAAGGGCTGAATTGCCCTACATCAACCGGTTTAAATGTGAAGAAGTTAATGTGATGATGATCCATATTGGTGGATATCCGGGGAAGTACAATCCTAAGGTTAAACCTGAATTATTAAAAGAATCAATTGATCTGTTCATCTGCGGTCACTCACATATACTTAAAGTAATGCCCGACAAGCAATATGGTTTTCTTCATATGAACCCGGGCGCATATGGAAAAGAAGGGTTTCACCAGGTACGGACTTTGTTGCGTTTTTCGATTTCTGATAAACGAATCCATGATTTAGAAGTAATAGAGCTCAAAAGGTGGTAAAAAACGCAAAAACTTTTAAAACACGCATTTTTTGCATGTTTTTACACTTTTCTGTTCACACTTTCCATTTTAGTATACTTTCCTAACTTACTTTGTGTTTTTTTTATAAAAAATAGGTGTATTTGCTACACTAAGAACGTTTTTTGGCCTTCTTGCAATTTTTTGATGCATAATATTTGCCTTACTTTCGGGGTACCATTTCAATAAACTTTATGACCAATGTAATGACGCTGGGGCAGTTCATCATTGAACGCCAGGCTGAATTTCCTTATGCGAAGGGAGAGCTTTCACGATTACTTCGCGATATTGGCATTGCTGCCAAGATTGTGAACAGGGAAGTGAACAAAGCAGGACTTGTAGATATTTTAGGTGAAGCCGGAACAATGAACGTGCAAGGCGAAGCTGTTAAAAAATTGGATGTCTATGCTAATGAACAATTCATTTCTGCTTTAAAAAGTGGCGGAGAATGCTGTCTCATCGCATCGGAGGAAAATGAAGATGTAATACAGATTGATGGAGAAGTTTCACGTAATGCACGTTATGTGGTTGCCATTGATCCCTTAGACGGATCTTCGAATATTGATGTAAACGTTGCGGTAGGTACTATCTTTTCGATTTATCGCAGGAAAACAGAAAGTGGTCCGTGTACTAAGATCGATGTTCTGCAAAAAGGTACTGAACAGGTAGCTGCAGGATATATAATTTATGGTTCATCAACCATGTTGGTGTATACCACTGGGCATGGCGTAAACGGATTTACACTTGATCCTTCAATTGGTGAGTTCTGCTTTTCGCATCCAAATATGGTGTTCCCTAAAACTGGTAAAATGTATTCCTTGAATGAAGGTAATTACGTTCATTTCCCTGAAGGAGTTAAGAAATACTTGAAATATTGCCAGGCAGAAGATAAAGAAACTAATAGACCATACACTTCGCGTTATATTGGCTCAATGGTAGCAGATATTCACCGTAATATGATTAAAGGGGGCATATTTATTTACCCTACCACTGCTAGTTCGCCAAAAGGTAAATTGCGTTTGGTGTATGAATGTAATCCTTTAGCTTTTATAGTTGAGCAAGCAGGTGGACGTGCAACCAACGGGTTTAAACGCATCATGGATCT from Solitalea canadensis DSM 3403 encodes:
- a CDS encoding energy transducer TonB — protein: MKTKILLVTLLLISNFSFAQTINNNWPQGKFKLNISNLNYTTYLSAKNTFWMQMTDKKGGFNFFTVGSYKVKNDTVLFYLDKSAYPLKALYKKNTSTTNNTKTIVITIDSLNYISSNDFKIATGNSFKKDQLVDFTDSISIEEGTKKKSIKVKLPVGDSLYVTHSRYPSSQLTVFALPKNVQQIRLKFNDVYFSNSDVVTCVKGENANELIMIEHRKPFLSFFYVGNVSNEEDKLLIAQKDIPDNGFDFLPRSRVYTDTSVVKKSDYDYDTEEYVKKDTIKIYTNFEEAQRLAKEQNKFLVLYCEKVASKEDSYYSFQQFIKEANTESYIKTDYFNKNFVLYNVPESDLKRLKGYGVKSYPGTVILAPTGQLLYYSYGKSFYELQSNFTYSSYLFAEKLWLVYNKSVLMPQLQKEPDNTKLQEAYLNNIPDYYGFYDDAVSVSDYEKSKDKFESSMDYSIDGSFVLKSLNKLVIGYSLGKADTTNAKLILKVLGYLANSKSMNADDFIYSMDAAGIPQFTPAFDYLIRNYNGLSAYTYTDNDYYKQPKTLYVLLSKLINADKYNEVDREKGIIAQQIFIEALPQVIHYEVPLLIRKEIYYAYDKLLSNEAIGLLDKYAATFGAKKDVLSYAKSLFKQLVADSISYDYVNSTSTTYSYSSSDDKASDAAFIYQTADLLNSAAWKCYQFSTDDGTLTKALNWSVLSVELEAENPYFIDTRAHLLYRLAHKEQAIEQQQKAVNIIKAKKGDQTVTDKQILIDLRKMIAGTLSTDSENSSADNHYRIDPPKVENLVASEVYEKVEVAPVYEGGEKAMKAFINDQLNYPIKALNAHVSGTVFISFVITSDGSIANINVDKSLGYGCDEEATRLVKSMAIWEPGKMHGKPVNVKYTLPVKFELPN
- the purL gene encoding phosphoribosylformylglycinamidine synthase subunit PurL gives rise to the protein MEHLELTTVETAKDLGLLPEEFEKIKEILGRTPNFNELSIFSVMWSEHCSYKNSIVWLKTLPKEGPRMLAKAGEENAGLVDIGDGLACCFKIESHNHPSALEPYQGAATGVGGINRDIFTMGARPVAQLNSLRFGDINLDRTKWLVKGVVKGIGDYGNAFGIPTVGGEVFFDESFNVNPLVNAMSAGIVKVGETVSATSYGVGNPVYIVGSATGKDGIHGAAFASKDITEDSVNDLPSVQVGDPFQEKLLLEATLEVIQSGAVIGMQDMGAAGIICSNSEMSAKGEHGMRINLDKVPTRQENMKPWEILLSESQERMLIVVEKGKEAIVEKIFDKWDLNCAVIGEVTEGNRLQYYMHDVLVADVPAEDLVLGGGAPVYHREYREPAYMVEHKAFKIEDVKEPSNLKEVADHLISHPNIASKRWVYNQYDSMVGTLNMTTNRPSDAGVVDVRGTDKALALTVDCNSRYVYADPEEGCAIAVAEAARNIICAGGEPVAITNCLNFGNPYIPEVYWQFVSAIKGMSKACTKFETPVTGGNVSFYNQSSDEGPVFPTPTIGMLGVLDDKKTLMTSDFKNEGDFVYLIGESQNDIAASQYLASYHNVDKYPAPYFNLEKEYDMHQAIKGLIKDGFIESAHDVADGGLFIALFESAMYRGFGFEIESDDSVRKDAFLFGEAQGRVVVSVKAELQEQFIEFMSTSGVEFSLLGTVTESPEMFIDGDSFGKVPSAKNVYDNVLHGYLGA
- a CDS encoding YiiX/YebB-like N1pC/P60 family cysteine hydrolase, whose amino-acid sequence is MIKRLILILLLITSIKITVSAQSWDGVKLQNGDLLFEDLDCGPLCDAIEEVTQSYGGHRFSHIGLVYLKADSAYIIEAIGAKVQLTPIDKFTGRTSHKIYVGRVRKAYKKIANEAVAFSLSKLNVPYDDEFIYDNGKYYCSELIYDAFMNANKNKPFFKLEPMTFKQPGTAEFYPAWVAYYKELSVDIPEAKPGINPGGISRSEKIEICNP
- a CDS encoding tRNA1(Val) (adenine(37)-N6)-methyltransferase encodes the protein MSKAYFEFKQFKVYHDKCAMKVGTDGLLLGTLTDCSKAAQILDIGAGTGLIALILAQRSDAIIDAIEIDDDASEQAKSNFDFSPWSDRLTCFHSSVFDFTTEKKYDVIVSNPPYFINSLKSNLHKKQTARHIDEDFFPKLSLKISELLNDNGSCWIVLPVNEMHQFTKHAKSAGLQPSKLIHIHSFDHSPEKRRIVAFRKEKNEVIFEKFVIYESQGTHSHQYISIAKDFLTIF
- a CDS encoding metallophosphoesterase family protein, which encodes MKKIGLLSDTHSYIDDALFEHFKDVDEIWHAGDVGVPEVLDKLKAFKPVRGVWGNIDGQVIRAELPYINRFKCEEVNVMMIHIGGYPGKYNPKVKPELLKESIDLFICGHSHILKVMPDKQYGFLHMNPGAYGKEGFHQVRTLLRFSISDKRIHDLEVIELKRW
- the fbp gene encoding class 1 fructose-bisphosphatase: MTNVMTLGQFIIERQAEFPYAKGELSRLLRDIGIAAKIVNREVNKAGLVDILGEAGTMNVQGEAVKKLDVYANEQFISALKSGGECCLIASEENEDVIQIDGEVSRNARYVVAIDPLDGSSNIDVNVAVGTIFSIYRRKTESGPCTKIDVLQKGTEQVAAGYIIYGSSTMLVYTTGHGVNGFTLDPSIGEFCFSHPNMVFPKTGKMYSLNEGNYVHFPEGVKKYLKYCQAEDKETNRPYTSRYIGSMVADIHRNMIKGGIFIYPTTASSPKGKLRLVYECNPLAFIVEQAGGRATNGFKRIMDLQVNEVHQRTPIFIGSEEMVKKAEEFMKEFSPELKEVLEAVEA